In Salvelinus namaycush isolate Seneca chromosome 12, SaNama_1.0, whole genome shotgun sequence, the DNA window TCTAGACATAATGGACcgtatgaatagaaaaggtgtgctgcagtagtttaataggatgagccttgactggaatacagtatatacacatgaaatagataaaatagtatgtaaacattaaagtgaccagtgagtgttcaatgactatgtacatagggcagcagtctaagGTGCAGAGTTGAGTACCAGGGACTTAAGTTCAGGGCACTGGGCTACTTGTAACATTTGAGGTGGATATCAAGGTAATAGAAGTTACGTCGAAAGGATTTTAAAGGCAAAAACTCAAAACATTAATAGTAAGGGAATTTGGTCAATAATTACTAAGACAAAACATataaatattttatttgtttCTCGACAAACACTCAAAGGTATTTGGAGAATTTCCTCGACTCATGATGACCTGTAAAAAAACAAAGGAACAGCATTGACATTTCGCCACCTTTAAACTAAGGGTCAGTAACAGGCTGGCCCCCGAAAGttgtgaaatgaaaaaaatggaaaaaaaggGCTAAATTGTCACAAATACACagatgtaatcaaggtatgaaattgTTTAAATACAATCTCTTATTGGGCTTAATTGTGGTCAAtgtgcagtgtacaaattattaatTGTTCCAGCCACCTGACAAAATCACTCCTGAATCTAGTTTCCTACTCTTGCTTTAAACCCTTAGACTCTTTAAAAAGACATTCTGCAGTTCAAACGAAGCGTTACCCCACCATTGTTTCGGTagacagctgagggatgggcagGAGAAATGCAACCACCCTCAAATTCAGACATATGGATGAGGGCTATTGtctggtcgataggctgttgatCAAGCAAAAAATTTTATGGTACAAGACCCCAAATTATGCATATATAAGTAGGTTCAGGCTACTTGGCCTGTGCTCAAATGTCTGCCCATTTGGGCCCGttttgatagtatttctgattgtcttaactcaccagcTGCAGAGTTTCTCCTCCCAATTTTTTTTCCTCAAAACAGCAAGTAAAGTTTGATTTTTTAGAATCCactgagaatgacaatagttcctcaatttATTTGACAAGtaattccatctctctccctttcgataaccactcgacATGAAAGGTTAAagtgtaatgctctgatccactggaaatgtcataaaataattgattacttcttatccctcaCACAAAGCCTCCCGAGCTCACTGGCGCAGGAAACAAGAGTCCCGAATATTTTACACAATGTAAGTTGGCTAGCGCTAGCTTAGGGCCAgacagttgatacaatgtttaaagttcgttgcagacagccacgtgtagccaatgtgatttcttagatttttttcttctccctgcaggctgcaatgtttttgtcagctttatgtaggttatTTTTATAGCTGGCAATGACAATAGTTACTTTAAGATTTAGATAATTTTGATAGAATTTAGagtaaccacatgacaatgacaGATCCAAAGatgcagatcagtagaaatggtaagataaattggcactccagaTGGAAAAGTTTGCTGACgcctggtgtagcctattaccaggaACTTCAGGAGCATAGCAGCAGGAGAGGGTCGAAAGAACATACTACTCTCGGTCAACCAAGATAACTAGTATTTTTTTGGTCAGGGACAACCCCAATGGGTGTACATGATAAaaaaaaattgatgtagcaatcGCAGATTTCAATTTTAACAGAATGTATATATTAGTATGTCAATGGGTGACGTGTGTTACGATGCCAAGCGTCCCTGCCAGCAGTGTGATGTAGACCGggatagtaggaaacagagtttcTGTGTGCAGGGGAAAGTCAAATCAGCACCGTAACTTATCCTGCCTTTAACACTTCACAAAACCTGTCTTACATTGAAAATGTGAGATGTTGGCTTGGGGTCCCTCATGGTTATGCTGTTGGGACGGGTGTGGCAGGTGCGACGATAGCGGCCTCCGGCTTGGCTCCCTTCTGCTCAGAGATGGGCGTTGAGGGGACCTGCTCATCTTTGGGCTCCACGATGCTCACGTGGTCAGGGAGAGGCTTCTTGGGGCCAATCTTACCGCTGGGATCCCAGGGCAGCATGATCTTCACCTTAATCCCCAGCACACCTTTGGATAGGCAGAACAGAGTGCACCCCAAGTACATCACCATTTCATCACTTATTATTTTGGTCCTGTAGCATAACACGTCCTCTTGGTCATGGTCTGGCCCATCTCTAATGCTTGATTCACACCATAGGGCAGACCCGAACCACAGAGCTAGCTTGGATCATTTTTTCTCACCGTGCTTTCCTGTAATATCGCCTTTGTCCTGAAGTGTACACTCATTCACTACTTCCCACAAATCTAAAAACATTGGAATGATGGAGGCATGGGCTATTGGGAATTTCAACCATATTTCTTATACCAACCATTTCCTTTGAAATCAGTGAaaggaagtgaacaagtgcacactttgggatgAATAAGAGATCAGTGGGATATAGCCACATTGTCCATTACAGCACAGTTCTAGTAAACATGGTGGATGAGTAAAGAGGCCAGTGAAGACAGCTTGGgcctatagtgccttcagaaacgaTTCACATCCCTTgatttgtccacattttgttacacagcctgaatttaaaatggattcaattgagattgtttCACCggcctacgcacaataccccataatgttaaagtggaattatgttcagaaacttttacaaattaattaaaatttAAAAGCTGAATTGTGTTCAGTATCATACcccttttatggcaagcctaaattgaAAAAAAGTCACAATAAGTTTCAGGTACTCACTCTGTGACAATAGTGTTTAACCACATTTGAGTGACTATTgcatctctgtacaccacacatacaattatctgtaacgttcctcagtgaatttcaaacacaattcaaacaaagaccagggagattttccaatgccttgcaaagggcACATATTGGAAGATggctaaaaaaacaaacaaaaacaaatatttaagATCCCTTTGAGCATTAGTGTtatttttggggcaaatccaatacattgagtaccactctccatattttcaagcatagtggtggctgcatcatgttatgggtatgttggAAATCTAAGGACTGAATGgacctaagcacaggcaaaatcctagaggaacacctggttcagtgtgcttttcaccagacactgcgagatgaattcacctttcagcaggacaataacctaaaacaaggccATATCTATACTGGAGTTCCTaaatggccgagttacagtttgacCCAAATCTACGACGAAACGGTTATCTAGCAATAACCAAAAACTAATTTGATAAATCttgaaaataataaatggctaaatgttgcacaatccagccGTGTacagctcttagacttacccagaaagactcacatctgcaatcgctgcaaaaggtgcttctacgaagtgttgactcaggggtgtgaatacttacgtaaatgagatatttatgtacttaattttcaatacatttgcaaaagtgtctaaaaacatgttttaactttcattatggggtactgtatgtgtagatAAGTGaatagaattttttttaaatcaattttgaaATCAGGCTATAACAAAATGAGATAtgtcaaggggtataaatactttctgaaggcactgtatagtgtGAATCAAGCATAAAACCCCTGGGTGAACTCACCTTGACGGAGGAGCACGTGGCGGACAGCGGTGTCGACGTAGTAGTTAACGGGGTCTCCACTGTGGATCATGAGGCCATCCACGAACTTCATGGACTTGGCCCTCTGGCCCCTGAGCTTTCCAGAGACCACCACCTCACAACCCTTGGACCCGCTCTCCATGATGAACCGTAGGACACCATAGCAGGCCCTGCAATACAAAAACGAGCAGAATTAGAAATGACATATCTTACAAGTCCAGTGTCTTCAACTTTGCTCCTAAACACTATTCATCCCACCATTTAGAAGTGTAAAATATTGACTTTAACAATAAGATCTTCCAGTTCCAACTAAGGAATTCACAATAGGTGTAATACTGCATCACTTCACTATCTTTTCATTTGCTTATTCATGATAATTATTCGTTAGCGCTGTAAAGGTCAATTGTGGCTGAAGGCAAAGAGTTTACAGTACGCTGTCAGTTGTTCCAATGAAAGGTTGTTCTAATACACAACTGAAAACTAAGCTTACCATTTCCACTGCACTTAACATACTCCACAAACATCTTGAAGTTTGAAATGTCAGTGCATATACATTTAACatgctatatacactgctcaaaaaaataaagggaacactaaaataacacatcctagatctgaatgaatgaaatattcttattaaatacttttttctttacatagttgaatgtgctgacaacaaaatcacacaaaaatgatcaatggaaatcaaatttatcaacccatggaggtctggatttggagtcacactcaaaattaaagtggaaaaccacactacaggctgatccaactttgatgtaatgtccttaaaacaagtcaaaatgaggctcagtagtgtgtgtggcctccacgtgcctgtatgacctccctacaacgcctgggcatgctcctgatgaggtggcggatggtctcctgaaggatctcctcccagacctggactaaagcatccgccaactcctggacagtctgtggtgcaacgtggcgttggtggatggagcgagacatgatgtcccagatgtgctcaattggattcaggtctggggaacgggcgggccagtccatagcatcaatgccttcctcttgctggaactgctgacacactccagccacatgaggtctagcattgtcttgcattaggaggaacccagggccaaccgcaccagcatatggtctcacaaggggtctgaggatctcatctcggtacctaatggcagtcaggctacctctggcgagcacatggagggctgtgcgggcccacaaagaaatgccaccccacaccatgactgacccaccgccaaaccggtcatgctggaggatgttgcaggcagcagaacgttctccacggcgtctccagactctggcacgtgctcagtgtgaacctgctttcatctgtgaagagcacagggcgccagtggcgaatttgccaatcttggtgttctctggcaaatgccaaacgtcctgcacggtgttgggctgtaagcacaacccccacctgtggacgtcgggccctcataccaccctcatggagtctgtttctgaccgtttgagcagacacatgcacatttgtggcctgctggaggtcattttgcagggctctggcagtgctcctccttgcacaaaggcggaggtagcggtcctgctgctgggttgttgccctcctacggcctcctccacgtctcctgatgtactggcctgtctcctggtagcgcctccatgctctggacactacgctgacagacacagcaaaccttcttgccacagctcgcattgatgtgccatcctggatgagctgcactacctgagccacttgtgtgggttgtagactccgtctcatgctaccactagagtgaaagcaccgccagcattcaaaagtgaccaaaacatcagccaggaagcataggaactgagaagtggtctgtggtcaccaacTGCAGAaacactcctttattgggggtgtcttgctaattgcctataatttccacctgttgtctattccatttgcacaacagcatgtgaaattgattgtcaatcagtgttgcttcctaagtggacagtttgatttcacagaagtgtgattgacttggagttacattgtgttgtttaagtgttccctttatttttttgagcagtgtagttgcATTTCTAAATTCAGAGTACTTGTATTCCATATTAGCAATCAAACAATAATGAATCAAGTACTATACCTAGGTagcgaaaaaaaaaaaaaaaaacaggtcaAAGATCCTAACCTGCGGACAGCGAGACCCCCGAGAAGCTTGTAGCGCAGAGACTCTGCCTGGGCAATGGCGCAAAGACCACGAGTGGCAACCTTCTCAGCATACAACTGATGgcaagagaaacagagatggaaaGTAACACTCACACAGTATGGTGCAAACCTGTCATagtacagaaccccccccccacaaGGATGTTTTGGGGACAATGAGACAACAATGGTAGAATTGCTGGTAGTATTTGACAAGGAACAAGCAAATATAAACTTTATAGTCACTCACCACCCTCAAACAGGTTGCTGTATGCAGGGGGGAAAGAACACTGCGCAAGCGTCACTAAATTATCCTGCAGTCGGCCCTTTCCTACATCTGGTATGATTTGAAATGTAATTTACCTCAACACTGCCCTCGGGGAAGCCAAACCTCTTCTGGACCACTGCAGTCAGCTCACGTATACGACGCCCCTTCTCACCAAGCACGTTCTGTGTCCTGGAGAAAGAACGTGGTCTGTTAGCGCCTCATCAGTATGATTCAACTCACCGACTCACTCTCAACAGTAGTGACCAGAAACAATTTCCTAAAAAAACAGGGTTTGTCAGATATTCAGACCTCATAAGTGGTTATACATTGAGAAAAGTCAACATTACCCAGCTGTTGCAGAAAATGCATTGAAAATATTGGGAACATTCACCGCAAACAGCaatccattgtttaaaaaaataacgg includes these proteins:
- the LOC120056698 gene encoding 40S ribosomal protein S3, which encodes MAVQISKKRKFVADGIFKAELNEFLTRELAEDGYSGVEVRVTPTRTEIIILATRTQNVLGEKGRRIRELTAVVQKRFGFPEGSVELYAEKVATRGLCAIAQAESLRYKLLGGLAVRRACYGVLRFIMESGSKGCEVVVSGKLRGQRAKSMKFVDGLMIHSGDPVNYYVDTAVRHVLLRQGVLGIKVKIMLPWDPSGKIGPKKPLPDHVSIVEPKDEQVPSTPISEQKGAKPEAAIVAPATPVPTA